From a region of the Entelurus aequoreus isolate RoL-2023_Sb linkage group LG27, RoL_Eaeq_v1.1, whole genome shotgun sequence genome:
- the LOC133644610 gene encoding AP-1 complex subunit sigma-2-like isoform X5, whose product MQFMLLFSRQGKLRLQKWYVPLSDKEKKKIGRELVQTILARKPKMCSFLEWRDMKVVYKRCVYASLYFCCAIQEQDNELITLEIIHRYVELLDKYFGSVCELDIIFNFEKAYFILDEFLLAGQAQETSKKTVLKAIEQADLLQEPRHDYFHVPVY is encoded by the exons aTGCAGTTCATGCTTCTTTTCAGCAGACAGGGCAAGCTTCGCCTCCAGAAGTGGTACGTGCCGCTCTCggacaaggagaagaagaagatcgGCAGGGAACTGGTGCAAACCATCCTGGCGCGCAAACCCAAGATGTGCAGCTTCCTGGAGTGGAGGGACATGAAGGTGGTGTACAAGAGGTGCGT ATACGCCAGCCTGTACTTCTGCTGCGCCATCCAGGAGCAGGACAACGAGCTGATCACGCTGGAGATCATCCACAGATACGTGGAGCTGCTGGACAAATACTTTGGCAGC GTGTGCGAGCTGGACATCATCTTCAACTTTGAGAAGGCCTACTTCATCCTGGACGAGTTCCTGCTGGCCGGCCAAGCCCAGGAGACGTCCAAGAAGACCGTGCTGAAAGCCATAGAGCAGGCCGACCTTCTGCAGGAG CCCCGTCACGACTACTTTCATGTCCCTGTGTACTGA
- the LOC133644610 gene encoding AP-1 complex subunit sigma-2-like isoform X3 — protein MQFMLLFSRQGKLRLQKWYVPLSDKEKKKIGRELVQTILARKPKMCSFLEWRDMKVVYKRCVYASLYFCCAIQEQDNELITLEIIHRYVELLDKYFGSVCELDIIFNFEKAYFILDEFLLAGQAQETSKKTVLKAIEQADLLQEDGEMPRSVLEEIGLT, from the exons aTGCAGTTCATGCTTCTTTTCAGCAGACAGGGCAAGCTTCGCCTCCAGAAGTGGTACGTGCCGCTCTCggacaaggagaagaagaagatcgGCAGGGAACTGGTGCAAACCATCCTGGCGCGCAAACCCAAGATGTGCAGCTTCCTGGAGTGGAGGGACATGAAGGTGGTGTACAAGAGGTGCGT ATACGCCAGCCTGTACTTCTGCTGCGCCATCCAGGAGCAGGACAACGAGCTGATCACGCTGGAGATCATCCACAGATACGTGGAGCTGCTGGACAAATACTTTGGCAGC GTGTGCGAGCTGGACATCATCTTCAACTTTGAGAAGGCCTACTTCATCCTGGACGAGTTCCTGCTGGCCGGCCAAGCCCAGGAGACGTCCAAGAAGACCGTGCTGAAAGCCATAGAGCAGGCCGACCTTCTGCAGGAG gaTGGAGAGATGCCACGAAGTGTTCTGGAGGAAATCGGCCTGACTTAA
- the LOC133644610 gene encoding AP-1 complex subunit sigma-2-like isoform X4, with amino-acid sequence MQFMLLFSRQGKLRLQKWYVPLSDKEKKKIGRELVQTILARKPKMCSFLEWRDMKVVYKRYASLYFCCAIQEQDNELITLEIIHRYVELLDKYFGSVCELDIIFNFEKAYFILDEFLLAGQAQETSKKTVLKAIEQADLLQEDGEMPRSVLEEIGLT; translated from the exons aTGCAGTTCATGCTTCTTTTCAGCAGACAGGGCAAGCTTCGCCTCCAGAAGTGGTACGTGCCGCTCTCggacaaggagaagaagaagatcgGCAGGGAACTGGTGCAAACCATCCTGGCGCGCAAACCCAAGATGTGCAGCTTCCTGGAGTGGAGGGACATGAAGGTGGTGTACAAGAG ATACGCCAGCCTGTACTTCTGCTGCGCCATCCAGGAGCAGGACAACGAGCTGATCACGCTGGAGATCATCCACAGATACGTGGAGCTGCTGGACAAATACTTTGGCAGC GTGTGCGAGCTGGACATCATCTTCAACTTTGAGAAGGCCTACTTCATCCTGGACGAGTTCCTGCTGGCCGGCCAAGCCCAGGAGACGTCCAAGAAGACCGTGCTGAAAGCCATAGAGCAGGCCGACCTTCTGCAGGAG gaTGGAGAGATGCCACGAAGTGTTCTGGAGGAAATCGGCCTGACTTAA
- the LOC133644610 gene encoding AP-1 complex subunit sigma-2-like isoform X1, which produces MQFMLLFSRQGKLRLQKWYVPLSDKEKKKIGRELVQTILARKPKMCSFLEWRDMKVVYKRCVYASLYFCCAIQEQDNELITLEIIHRYVELLDKYFGSVCELDIIFNFEKAYFILDEFLLAGQAQETSKKTVLKAIEQADLLQENIDAHSRIFAGMMVPNVTSESSGLFQNLTL; this is translated from the exons aTGCAGTTCATGCTTCTTTTCAGCAGACAGGGCAAGCTTCGCCTCCAGAAGTGGTACGTGCCGCTCTCggacaaggagaagaagaagatcgGCAGGGAACTGGTGCAAACCATCCTGGCGCGCAAACCCAAGATGTGCAGCTTCCTGGAGTGGAGGGACATGAAGGTGGTGTACAAGAGGTGCGT ATACGCCAGCCTGTACTTCTGCTGCGCCATCCAGGAGCAGGACAACGAGCTGATCACGCTGGAGATCATCCACAGATACGTGGAGCTGCTGGACAAATACTTTGGCAGC GTGTGCGAGCTGGACATCATCTTCAACTTTGAGAAGGCCTACTTCATCCTGGACGAGTTCCTGCTGGCCGGCCAAGCCCAGGAGACGTCCAAGAAGACCGTGCTGAAAGCCATAGAGCAGGCCGACCTTCTGCAGGAG AACATAGACGCTCATTCGCGCATATTTGCAG GTATGATGGTCCCAAATGTCACCTCAGAGTCTTCTGGGCTCTTCCAGAATTTGACCCTTTAA
- the LOC133644610 gene encoding AP-1 complex subunit sigma-2-like isoform X6 has translation MQFMLLFSRQGKLRLQKWYVPLSDKEKKKIGRELVQTILARKPKMCSFLEWRDMKVVYKRYASLYFCCAIQEQDNELITLEIIHRYVELLDKYFGSVCELDIIFNFEKAYFILDEFLLAGQAQETSKKTVLKAIEQADLLQEPRHDYFHVPVY, from the exons aTGCAGTTCATGCTTCTTTTCAGCAGACAGGGCAAGCTTCGCCTCCAGAAGTGGTACGTGCCGCTCTCggacaaggagaagaagaagatcgGCAGGGAACTGGTGCAAACCATCCTGGCGCGCAAACCCAAGATGTGCAGCTTCCTGGAGTGGAGGGACATGAAGGTGGTGTACAAGAG ATACGCCAGCCTGTACTTCTGCTGCGCCATCCAGGAGCAGGACAACGAGCTGATCACGCTGGAGATCATCCACAGATACGTGGAGCTGCTGGACAAATACTTTGGCAGC GTGTGCGAGCTGGACATCATCTTCAACTTTGAGAAGGCCTACTTCATCCTGGACGAGTTCCTGCTGGCCGGCCAAGCCCAGGAGACGTCCAAGAAGACCGTGCTGAAAGCCATAGAGCAGGCCGACCTTCTGCAGGAG CCCCGTCACGACTACTTTCATGTCCCTGTGTACTGA
- the LOC133644610 gene encoding AP-1 complex subunit sigma-2-like isoform X2 translates to MQFMLLFSRQGKLRLQKWYVPLSDKEKKKIGRELVQTILARKPKMCSFLEWRDMKVVYKRYASLYFCCAIQEQDNELITLEIIHRYVELLDKYFGSVCELDIIFNFEKAYFILDEFLLAGQAQETSKKTVLKAIEQADLLQENIDAHSRIFAGMMVPNVTSESSGLFQNLTL, encoded by the exons aTGCAGTTCATGCTTCTTTTCAGCAGACAGGGCAAGCTTCGCCTCCAGAAGTGGTACGTGCCGCTCTCggacaaggagaagaagaagatcgGCAGGGAACTGGTGCAAACCATCCTGGCGCGCAAACCCAAGATGTGCAGCTTCCTGGAGTGGAGGGACATGAAGGTGGTGTACAAGAG ATACGCCAGCCTGTACTTCTGCTGCGCCATCCAGGAGCAGGACAACGAGCTGATCACGCTGGAGATCATCCACAGATACGTGGAGCTGCTGGACAAATACTTTGGCAGC GTGTGCGAGCTGGACATCATCTTCAACTTTGAGAAGGCCTACTTCATCCTGGACGAGTTCCTGCTGGCCGGCCAAGCCCAGGAGACGTCCAAGAAGACCGTGCTGAAAGCCATAGAGCAGGCCGACCTTCTGCAGGAG AACATAGACGCTCATTCGCGCATATTTGCAG GTATGATGGTCCCAAATGTCACCTCAGAGTCTTCTGGGCTCTTCCAGAATTTGACCCTTTAA